The following coding sequences are from one Salmo trutta chromosome 36, fSalTru1.1, whole genome shotgun sequence window:
- the ptpn2b gene encoding tyrosine-protein phosphatase non-receptor type 2, with protein sequence MDQDFEDMDSEGRWQNLYIEIRNQSHECPLKVAKYPENRNRNRYRDVSPFDHSRVKLENTENDYINASLVVMEEAQRSYILTQGPLRNTCGHFWLMIWEQNTKAVIMLNRVIEKGSEKCAQYWPTQDEHEMSFRDTHFLITLVSEDVKSYYTTRVLELQNDKTGEKREIYHFHYTTWPDFGVPESPASFLNFLFKVRESGSLGADHGPAVVHCSAGIGRSGTLSLVDTCLVLMDKRKDPSSVDIKAVLLDMRKYRMGLIQTPDQLRFSYRAVLEGAKYIMGDCSVQKMWRELSKEDQDPVSDSESLLPTQPPSKCPLEKYNGSRVSRGEEGGDAELGERTTGTEPPYKEQDVDESTANARKRPRDERVSNWTPEITDPKQTKPSITDSEKKRKRPRTSDH encoded by the exons ATGGACCAGGACTTTGAGGACATGGATTCAGAGGGCCGGTGGCAGAACTTATACATa GAAATACGGAATCAGTCCCATGAATGCCCTTTAAAAGTTGCTAAATATCCAGAAAATCGCAACCGGAACAGATACAGAGATGTCAGTCCAT TTGATCACAGCAGAGTTAAACTGGAGAACACAGAGAACGACTACATCAACGCCAGCCTGGTGGTCATGGAGGAGGCCCAGAGGAGCTACATTTTAACTCAG GGTCCTCTGAGGAACACCTGTGGTCACTTCTGGTTGATGATCTGGGAACAGAATACCAAGGCTGTCATCATGCTGAACAGAGTCATAGAGAAGGGATCC GAAAAGTGTGCTCAGTATTGGCCAACGCAGGACGAGCATGAGATGTCGTTTAGAGATACACATTTCCTGATAACGCTGGTTTCAGAAGACGTCAAGTCCTACTACACAACCAGAGTGCTGGAGCTGCAAAATGATAAG ACGGGCGAGAAGAGAGAGATCTATCACTTTCACTACACCACCTGGCCTGACTTTGGTGTCCCAGAATCGCCGGCGTCCTTCCTCAACTTCCTGTTCAAGGTGCGGGAGTCTGGCTCGTTGGGGGCGGACCACGGACCGGCGGTAGTGCACTGCAGTGCTGGAATTGGCCGCTCAGGGACCCTCTCATTGGTTGACACCTGTCTGGTCCTG ATGGACAAGAGGAAAGACCCATCGTCTGTGGACATCAAGGCTGTGCTGCTGGACATGAGGAAGTACCGTATGGGTCTGATCCAGACTCCTGACCAGCTACGTTTCTCCTACAGGGCTGTCCTGGAGGGAGCCAAGTACATCATGGGGGACTGCTCTGTACAG AAAATGTGGCGTGAACTATCTAAAGAGGACCAGGACCCAGTGTCTGATTCTGAATCCCTTCTTCCTACCCAGCCACCCTCCAAGTGTCCCCTGGAGAAATACAATGGCAGCCGGGTGTCCCGGGGGGAAGAGGGGGGGGACGCGGAGCTGGGGGAGAGAACGACGGGGACAGAGCCACCATATAAGGAACAGGATGTGGACGAGAGCACAGCTAA TGCTCGCAAGAGACCGCGCGATGAGAGGGTGTCTAACTGGACCCCCGAGATCACGGACCCCAAGCAGACGAAGCCCAGCATAACAGACTCTGAAAAGAAGAGAAAAAG